A genomic stretch from Chitinophaga lutea includes:
- a CDS encoding FecR family protein, with protein MNIEQLGDIIQRYLDGTATDKEKDWVRQWLQERPEDHSSLEPEHRQAVETRLWQSFTDRTDWKPSPSRSIPIYRNWLAYAAAIAVLVACAFWLNASVQRSPSSHPQTITALPGSHKKVTLPDSSVVYLFPGATITLPEDYNDKDRRIALSGRVFFEVKPDPARPFEVSAGKMVTRVLGTSFEITAADSLLASVTVRTGKVGVHYDARPLAELTPGKRLRLHTQHNDFTIDDVNAALLCEWWNNGMVFKQAPLSEVVQSLSAWYNVPIVITHAKWKQETVTIRIRDQSCHEAVSLLSGTLGFRFKKEHDRIIIY; from the coding sequence ATGAACATCGAACAACTGGGAGACATCATCCAACGGTACCTCGACGGCACCGCTACGGACAAGGAAAAAGACTGGGTCCGGCAATGGCTGCAGGAGCGGCCGGAAGACCACTCATCCCTCGAACCCGAGCACCGGCAGGCAGTCGAAACCAGGCTGTGGCAGTCCTTTACAGATCGCACAGACTGGAAACCCTCGCCCTCCAGGTCAATCCCCATTTACCGCAATTGGCTGGCCTATGCCGCCGCCATTGCCGTGCTGGTCGCCTGCGCCTTCTGGCTGAACGCTTCCGTCCAGCGCTCCCCGTCCTCCCATCCCCAAACCATCACGGCCCTGCCCGGCTCCCATAAAAAAGTGACCCTGCCCGATAGCAGCGTGGTGTATCTGTTCCCGGGCGCCACGATCACCCTGCCGGAAGACTATAATGACAAAGACCGCCGCATCGCCCTCTCGGGCCGGGTTTTCTTTGAGGTGAAACCGGACCCTGCCCGCCCGTTTGAAGTATCGGCGGGGAAGATGGTGACCCGCGTGCTGGGCACCTCCTTTGAGATAACGGCGGCCGACAGTCTGCTGGCTTCCGTAACCGTGCGCACCGGTAAAGTAGGTGTGCATTACGACGCCCGCCCGCTGGCAGAGCTCACGCCCGGCAAACGCCTGCGCCTTCATACGCAACACAACGATTTTACGATAGACGATGTGAACGCCGCATTGCTCTGCGAATGGTGGAACAACGGCATGGTGTTCAAACAGGCGCCTCTTTCCGAAGTAGTGCAATCCCTGTCTGCCTGGTACAATGTGCCCATCGTAATTACCCACGCCAAATGGAAACAGGAAACGGTTACGATCCGGATCAGGGACCAGTCGTGCCACGAAGCTGTTTCCCTGCTTTCCGGAACGCTCGGTTTCCGCTTTAAAAAGGAACATGACCGCATCATCATTTATTAA
- a CDS encoding SusC/RagA family TonB-linked outer membrane protein: MFQSVRIILTCLLLLCLHRPSHSQGARPSRVPAAADSTRPMLLSDTLFHLRSATVVVKPAVKNAERWLNAPFASLSQLLKGNIAGLYVQEHSGESGVELNMLIRGAAIPYTHRKDMYETQPLIVLDGVPLVAPHPFVYDIQQYGFTRLGAAFDFINRLDVNDIASVRVIKDVAEGAAYGPRAVNGVIEVNTKQATAKRNYIAFNSWFGFVQRPNVTTTNAASENSFRKPFYDRYATGADFRRYPSFLRDSTNPAYYGPANWTDLYYRNAAVRGTNISISGGYPRANFRLSIGNQHSANPADKTDMDRYTASFSINMMPLKWLTISTMLNGARLERDRNTYLRDRFAEMRYLPDLMNPLPPNKDRYARYLGELEKSYDDNKANALAGFFRLKADVGKGLHLTSQLSFDYTEDMRDVFYPGTLLEGNNYASNYIGYNQRIIFDNAMHFTTSWKRRHTLKFDAGQSLHMDFYKYDYIYAYKGPNDRIKINQIDNNTMNPKSYLYQLIYKFLDKERLRLSSLYGRVSYQFLRQLEVSLLVRTDASSNMQPTARWFVSPTASVKWDMKPTVLESLEGIDYAILFAGWGRVGRLLTTDRFAQGPQYTVDMSWTGEPVISSYGGISGLMRPYTYGYVGNGINWPYCDQFNAGLDVSLAEGRLSLNVALYSKTDRNLLIGVPAYSDYGYTSAFKNGMDVRNTGVDVALAIRPLKPGGKIGWIASLAAGYNRNKLLALPGGLRQLTIGERHLEVGKAFDQFWVLENDGIYNGDNEVPVNPATRMPLHYKGITLAKGDPRWKDRNGDFAINDEDKVLTGHYLPAVTGSLGHDFTYGCFNVGFSLYAAFGRTILHQAMASRFDFINKESTLNMDAVKEITYWTKTGDYSKYPVYNPWSNVVPYRTDQDLFLENGSFVKLRHVMIGYDFTGADWWKRRKWTGVKKLYLYGNAANLLTFTPYSGRDPELTDFRGYDMGYGLPIPKTYSLGVKLEL; this comes from the coding sequence ATGTTTCAATCCGTACGTATCATTCTTACGTGCCTGTTATTGCTATGTCTTCACAGGCCGTCCCACAGTCAGGGCGCCCGGCCGTCCCGGGTGCCGGCGGCCGCGGACAGTACCCGTCCGATGTTGTTGTCAGATACGTTGTTTCACCTGCGCTCTGCTACCGTTGTCGTCAAGCCGGCTGTAAAAAATGCGGAGCGGTGGCTCAATGCGCCCTTTGCTTCATTGTCTCAATTACTGAAAGGAAATATTGCGGGTCTGTATGTTCAGGAGCATTCGGGTGAGTCGGGCGTAGAATTGAATATGCTGATCAGAGGAGCCGCCATACCGTACACGCATCGCAAAGACATGTACGAAACACAGCCGCTGATTGTACTGGACGGTGTACCGCTGGTTGCTCCGCATCCTTTTGTTTATGATATCCAGCAGTATGGTTTTACCAGGCTCGGCGCTGCATTCGATTTCATAAACCGGCTGGATGTGAACGATATTGCATCCGTCAGGGTGATCAAAGATGTGGCGGAAGGCGCCGCATATGGCCCCCGCGCGGTAAACGGGGTGATAGAGGTCAATACGAAACAGGCCACTGCAAAACGGAACTACATCGCGTTCAATAGCTGGTTCGGATTTGTTCAGCGGCCTAATGTGACGACTACGAACGCCGCTTCTGAAAACAGTTTCAGAAAACCATTCTACGACCGGTACGCGACCGGCGCGGATTTCAGAAGATATCCCTCATTCCTCCGCGATTCCACCAATCCGGCCTATTATGGCCCGGCCAACTGGACCGACCTGTACTATCGCAATGCGGCCGTCAGAGGTACCAATATCAGCATCAGCGGCGGATACCCGCGCGCCAATTTCCGCCTCAGCATCGGTAACCAGCATAGCGCAAACCCGGCGGACAAAACAGACATGGACAGGTATACGGCCAGTTTTTCGATCAATATGATGCCGCTGAAATGGCTGACGATATCGACCATGCTGAATGGAGCGCGGCTGGAGCGCGACAGGAATACTTATTTGCGCGACAGGTTTGCGGAGATGCGCTACCTGCCGGATCTCATGAACCCTCTGCCGCCCAATAAAGACAGGTATGCCCGTTACCTGGGGGAGCTGGAGAAATCCTACGATGATAACAAAGCAAATGCGCTGGCCGGCTTTTTCAGGCTGAAAGCAGACGTTGGAAAAGGACTTCATCTGACTTCGCAGCTTTCTTTTGATTACACGGAGGATATGCGGGATGTATTTTATCCCGGTACGCTGCTGGAAGGCAACAACTACGCATCCAACTATATCGGGTATAACCAGCGCATCATTTTCGATAACGCGATGCATTTTACAACTTCGTGGAAGCGCCGGCATACGCTGAAATTCGATGCGGGCCAGTCGTTGCACATGGATTTCTACAAATACGATTATATCTACGCCTATAAGGGCCCTAACGACCGGATCAAGATCAACCAGATAGATAATAATACGATGAACCCGAAGTCGTATTTGTACCAGCTGATTTACAAGTTTCTCGACAAGGAACGGCTCAGATTGTCGTCGCTGTATGGCCGTGTGAGCTACCAGTTCCTGCGGCAACTGGAGGTTTCGCTGCTGGTGCGGACGGATGCCTCGTCTAACATGCAGCCCACGGCGCGGTGGTTCGTTTCGCCAACGGCCAGCGTAAAGTGGGATATGAAGCCTACCGTGCTGGAGTCGCTGGAGGGGATCGATTATGCCATCCTGTTTGCCGGTTGGGGGCGTGTGGGCAGGCTGCTGACTACCGACCGCTTTGCACAAGGGCCGCAGTATACGGTAGACATGAGCTGGACGGGCGAACCGGTGATCAGCTCCTACGGAGGTATTTCAGGTCTTATGCGCCCCTATACCTATGGATATGTCGGCAATGGCATTAACTGGCCCTATTGCGACCAGTTCAACGCAGGGCTCGATGTTTCCCTCGCGGAAGGCAGGCTGTCGCTGAACGTTGCCCTGTACAGCAAAACAGACAGGAATTTGCTCATCGGTGTACCGGCCTATTCCGATTACGGCTATACCAGCGCGTTCAAGAACGGGATGGATGTAAGGAATACAGGGGTAGACGTTGCATTGGCCATCCGGCCGCTGAAGCCGGGCGGGAAAATCGGCTGGATCGCATCGCTGGCCGCAGGATACAATCGCAACAAACTGCTGGCCCTGCCGGGCGGGCTGCGCCAGCTCACCATCGGCGAACGTCACCTGGAGGTAGGCAAAGCCTTCGATCAATTCTGGGTACTGGAGAACGACGGCATTTACAACGGCGATAACGAAGTACCGGTAAACCCGGCTACCAGAATGCCCCTCCATTACAAGGGGATAACGCTGGCGAAGGGAGACCCCAGGTGGAAAGACAGGAACGGCGATTTTGCGATCAACGATGAAGACAAAGTGCTGACCGGTCATTACCTGCCGGCTGTGACCGGCAGCCTTGGCCACGATTTTACCTACGGCTGCTTCAACGTCGGCTTTTCCCTGTACGCCGCGTTCGGCCGTACCATCCTCCACCAGGCCATGGCCAGCCGGTTCGACTTCATTAACAAGGAAAGCACGCTGAACATGGATGCCGTCAAAGAGATCACCTACTGGACCAAAACCGGGGATTACTCGAAGTACCCGGTTTACAATCCCTGGAGCAACGTTGTGCCTTACCGGACCGACCAGGATCTGTTCCTTGAAAACGGTTCCTTCGTCAAACTCCGCCATGTAATGATCGGATATGACTTTACCGGCGCGGACTGGTGGAAGCGCCGGAAGTGGACCGGAGTTAAAAAACTGTACCTGTACGGCAACGCGGCCAACCTGCTGACGTTCACGCCATATTCCGGCAGGGATCCGGAGCTGACCGACTTCAGAGGGTACGACATGGGGTATGGACTGCCAATCCCCAAAACATACTCACTCGGTGTTAAACTGGAGCTGTAA
- a CDS encoding TonB-dependent receptor: MQIRILCIIGLIACMVAPGLSRAQHMARLIALPKNELTGKEVIALIEKAESVQFTFGKEVSGRLEKPVRFNTARPTVKEALSTLQSTLGITHSSGDAGAIILKPAVADAPRQTALPADGRIAGKVIDESNGDPLPFVTVRIGNKGTTTKADGSFVISLPAGEYVAEISSIGYATKRITDIGLKNGQTFELNVTLKRQKSTLSGIVVTSSASRESVASLYARQKNEAGISNGISREQISTLPDKHIGETLKRISGVSTNDNRRVVIRGIAERYNLAMMDGAILPSTDVQVRDFEFDIIPNNLIDNVIVSKTATPDMSFGFGGGLVQVNTFAIPHQHFTTVSVGGKYITGVTGKDFLGYGRGKYDYLGFDDGGRNHFPDNLLLFDGRNYNPANPYATPEPGKTLITPEQVGEQNKRIGGLERLGTRVYKAAPGQNYQVSLGRSYNVKNSRFGFVGSISYRNEQSVDDIEHFERGNWEKLENRRYDAVTGAELEPTFANQYNFNTTWGALLNAGWSSANHKVTVRNFYSRVFSNQFNRMVGWGNEIGFGEHPAIREYDRPKFLNMLQNRINGDHTFGKFRFEWNVARNKLTNREQDAVEAWLAPVTTLNHTTYNVMVHGVTNPGYGTFNRAQYLYEETNRIAEAALSYSTHLLGQKQIVKVGYQFMDRRGFYDWTILPIGTLNPNNSVFPFLPVQEWSKYLDFKDPYSDLMYFPAGFSSNGYQGKNTNQGLYAMLDNRFTKWLRLVWGVRAEYYKYERLRSGPNDLLIDQLIKDGESIRYVDPESGKIVSSFADPASEEKTWRYLPSASLTITPLADFNIRAAYAQSVVRPSLIENSRMIRFDPALGSYRMNEGVLSTLIDHYDLRLEWYPQPGEVISFGYFYKHFDKPAEIYRDQPDATGRIYVKTNNSEWARVGGWEFDIRKSFGFINPAWKFLDNLYLSGNLTLQRSTVQAAQYGGKSMSADKYGYQYSYRTKKQLTEKRPLYGQVPVLYNVALQYVGKRLGANIAFNHMGYKTFTTGILPNIVEYERPRDQLDAQLSYAFLKNKNLMVRLNMSNLTNSAHRFYINSDETYKLRDKYRNTPLSFIHETDWSAIYEWKFGFSQKYEEGYLELSDDGKTKRRIGDQDTFIRKVGTSFSLSIGYTF; this comes from the coding sequence ATGCAAATTAGGATACTTTGTATCATTGGGCTGATCGCCTGCATGGTGGCTCCGGGCCTTTCCCGGGCGCAGCACATGGCCCGGCTGATCGCGCTGCCTAAAAACGAACTGACAGGAAAGGAAGTGATTGCCCTGATCGAAAAAGCGGAATCCGTTCAGTTCACTTTCGGTAAAGAAGTGAGTGGCCGGCTGGAGAAACCCGTCCGCTTCAACACCGCCCGGCCTACCGTAAAAGAAGCGCTGAGCACCCTTCAATCCACACTGGGCATCACCCACAGTTCCGGCGACGCGGGCGCCATCATTCTCAAACCCGCCGTTGCCGATGCGCCCCGGCAAACGGCCCTGCCTGCCGACGGACGCATTGCTGGTAAAGTGATTGACGAGTCCAACGGGGATCCGCTGCCCTTTGTAACGGTTCGCATCGGCAACAAAGGCACTACAACTAAAGCGGATGGCTCCTTCGTCATCAGCCTGCCCGCCGGTGAATATGTAGCGGAAATATCCTCCATCGGTTACGCCACCAAACGCATCACGGACATCGGGCTGAAAAACGGGCAAACCTTCGAATTGAACGTCACGCTCAAAAGGCAGAAAAGCACGCTGAGCGGAATTGTGGTTACTTCTTCCGCCAGCCGCGAATCGGTGGCCTCGCTCTACGCCCGGCAAAAGAACGAAGCCGGCATCTCCAACGGCATCAGCCGCGAACAGATTTCCACATTGCCAGACAAGCACATCGGTGAAACCCTGAAACGGATCTCCGGCGTCAGCACCAACGATAACCGCCGTGTAGTAATTCGCGGCATCGCGGAACGCTACAACCTCGCCATGATGGACGGCGCCATCCTCCCCAGCACCGACGTTCAGGTACGCGATTTCGAGTTCGACATCATTCCCAATAACCTGATCGATAATGTGATTGTGTCCAAAACCGCCACGCCCGATATGAGTTTCGGCTTCGGTGGCGGCCTCGTACAGGTAAATACCTTCGCCATTCCGCATCAGCACTTCACCACCGTGAGCGTTGGCGGCAAATACATCACCGGCGTTACCGGTAAAGATTTCCTCGGCTACGGCCGCGGTAAATACGATTACCTCGGCTTCGACGATGGCGGCCGCAACCACTTCCCCGACAACCTCCTGCTGTTCGACGGCCGGAACTATAATCCCGCTAATCCCTATGCCACTCCCGAGCCCGGTAAAACGCTGATCACCCCGGAACAGGTGGGTGAGCAGAATAAAAGGATCGGCGGGCTGGAACGGCTCGGCACCCGTGTTTACAAAGCCGCGCCAGGGCAAAACTACCAGGTGAGCCTGGGCCGCAGCTACAATGTAAAAAACAGCCGCTTCGGTTTTGTGGGCAGCATCAGCTACCGCAATGAACAATCGGTAGACGACATCGAACACTTTGAACGCGGCAACTGGGAAAAGCTCGAAAACCGCCGGTATGATGCTGTTACCGGTGCAGAGCTGGAGCCCACCTTTGCCAACCAGTACAATTTCAACACCACCTGGGGCGCACTGCTGAACGCAGGCTGGAGCTCGGCGAACCACAAGGTTACCGTCCGCAACTTCTACTCCCGCGTGTTCAGTAACCAGTTTAACCGCATGGTGGGCTGGGGCAACGAGATCGGCTTCGGCGAACACCCCGCCATCCGTGAATACGACCGCCCCAAGTTCCTCAACATGCTGCAGAACCGCATCAACGGTGATCATACCTTCGGCAAGTTCCGCTTTGAATGGAACGTAGCACGCAACAAGCTCACCAACCGCGAGCAGGATGCGGTGGAAGCCTGGCTGGCCCCCGTCACTACCCTCAACCACACAACGTATAACGTGATGGTTCACGGGGTCACCAACCCCGGCTACGGCACATTCAACCGCGCGCAATACCTGTATGAAGAAACCAACCGCATCGCCGAAGCCGCCCTCAGCTACAGTACGCATCTGCTGGGCCAAAAACAGATAGTGAAAGTGGGATACCAGTTCATGGACCGCCGAGGCTTCTACGACTGGACCATTCTGCCCATCGGCACATTGAACCCCAACAATTCCGTATTCCCCTTTTTGCCGGTGCAGGAATGGAGCAAATACCTAGATTTCAAAGACCCGTATTCCGACCTGATGTATTTTCCTGCCGGCTTCTCCTCCAACGGTTACCAGGGCAAAAACACCAACCAGGGCCTGTACGCCATGCTCGATAACCGCTTTACGAAATGGCTTCGCCTCGTATGGGGCGTGCGTGCGGAATACTACAAATACGAAAGGCTCCGCAGCGGCCCGAACGATCTGCTGATAGACCAGCTCATCAAGGACGGCGAAAGTATCCGGTACGTAGACCCTGAATCGGGGAAAATCGTGAGCTCCTTTGCCGACCCTGCCAGTGAAGAGAAAACCTGGCGTTACCTGCCCTCTGCCAGCCTCACCATTACGCCGCTGGCAGACTTCAACATCCGCGCCGCATACGCACAGTCGGTTGTACGCCCCTCGCTGATCGAGAACTCCCGCATGATCCGTTTCGACCCCGCACTGGGCTCGTACAGGATGAACGAAGGCGTACTGTCCACCCTCATAGACCATTACGACCTCCGCCTCGAATGGTACCCTCAACCCGGCGAGGTGATCTCCTTCGGCTATTTCTATAAACACTTCGACAAACCTGCGGAGATTTACCGCGACCAGCCGGACGCTACCGGCCGCATCTACGTCAAAACCAATAACTCCGAATGGGCCAGAGTCGGCGGCTGGGAGTTCGACATCCGGAAGAGCTTCGGCTTCATCAACCCTGCCTGGAAGTTTCTGGATAACCTTTACCTGAGCGGTAACCTTACCCTGCAGCGCTCCACCGTGCAGGCGGCCCAGTACGGAGGGAAAAGCATGAGCGCCGATAAATACGGCTATCAATACAGCTACCGTACTAAAAAACAACTCACCGAAAAACGGCCGCTCTACGGGCAGGTACCGGTACTGTACAATGTAGCGCTGCAATATGTCGGCAAACGCCTGGGCGCCAACATCGCGTTCAACCACATGGGTTATAAAACCTTCACCACGGGAATATTGCCCAACATTGTAGAGTACGAGCGCCCGCGCGACCAGCTCGATGCACAGCTCAGTTACGCGTTTCTGAAAAACAAAAACCTGATGGTAAGGCTCAATATGAGCAACCTCACCAACTCCGCTCACCGCTTCTACATCAACAGCGATGAGACGTACAAACTGCGGGACAAATACCGCAACACGCCCCTCTCCTTCATCCATGAAACCGACTGGAGCGCCATCTACGAATGGAAATTCGGCTTCTCCCAGAAATACGAAGAAGGGTACCTGGAGTTGTCGGACGACGGCAAAACGAAAAGACGGATCGGCGACCAGGATACCTTCATCCGCAAGGTGGGCACTTCTTTCAGCCTGTCTATCGGGTACACATTCTAA
- a CDS encoding RNA polymerase sigma factor, whose product MRSSEHTDSDLWLQVQQDDGLAFKSLFERYWEKLYVYALNRLKSETDAQDVVQDVMINLWSRRATISIETSLAAYLHAAVQYEVLANVSKASKTAGRKQELEKTILPGFVSFLDPVQLKELQAIVEAEVARLPGKMQQVYRLRQEKDLSVKEISRLLDISEQTVRNQLNASYHKLRKHLREAMLTAIFIQHL is encoded by the coding sequence ATGCGTTCCAGCGAACATACCGACTCCGATCTCTGGCTACAGGTCCAACAGGACGACGGCCTCGCCTTCAAATCCCTGTTTGAGCGGTACTGGGAAAAACTCTACGTCTACGCCCTCAACCGCCTCAAATCCGAGACAGACGCGCAGGATGTTGTGCAGGACGTCATGATCAACCTCTGGTCGCGCCGGGCCACTATCTCCATCGAAACCTCCCTCGCCGCCTATCTCCACGCCGCCGTGCAATACGAGGTGCTGGCCAATGTGTCCAAAGCCAGCAAAACAGCCGGCCGCAAACAGGAACTGGAGAAAACCATCCTCCCCGGGTTCGTCAGCTTCCTCGACCCCGTACAACTGAAAGAGCTCCAGGCCATCGTGGAAGCGGAAGTTGCGCGCCTTCCCGGGAAAATGCAACAGGTTTACCGCCTCCGCCAGGAAAAAGACCTCTCCGTCAAAGAAATCTCCCGTCTCCTCGACATCTCTGAACAAACCGTCCGCAACCAGCTCAACGCCAGCTATCACAAGCTGCGCAAACATCTGAGAGAAGCCATGCTCACTGCCATCTTCATCCAGCATCTCTGA